The DNA region TTCCTTACCTGTAGTTACCGAAAAGGCGATCGTGAGATGATGGGATTGGTGATTGGGGATTGGGGATTGGGGTTTTCAGTTACCAGTTATCAGTTACCAGTGAACAGTTGGGATTAGATTGTTAATGGGAGAGATTAAAGAAGGTGGAATTAGAATAACTGGGGATTTGAGGGTAAACTGTTCACTGATAACTGTTCACTGTTCACTGATAACTGTTCACTGATAACTATCAACTTAATCAATTCTTCACAGAAGATTCCCCTAGTTATCAAGAAAAAATTCTATAATGCAAATAATCCCTCGTTAGTTAGGAAAAAATTATTCAATTGAGATCGAACTCTTCGGATATAAACTGAAACCGCGCTAGTAATCATTTTCCTTATCACAAAAGAAAATTTAGGAGAATAGCAGATGAATACTCTCGAAAATTTTTACTTGAATGATGGCATTTATTTCCTCGAAAAACAGCAAGATACTGCTGGTAAAATTGGTAAGGAAAAGTGGGATGAAATTGCTTCAGGATGGGTAAAAACAGGTTACGGCGCTCAACAACCAGGAGGGATTTGGGTAGAGTTTCCCATCGGGCGACACTTTGATACTATTCTTGATATTGGTTGCGGCTATGGAAGACACGCAATTTATCTTGCTCAAACCAAAGAAATGACCTGTAATAACTATTATGGGATTGATATTTCGGAGAATATGTTACGGCGTTTGTTGCATTGCAAAGAAGAATTAAATTTCTTTCCCGATGCGAAAATGAATATCATTTGTATGCCTTGTCGCGAACTTCCTTTAGCTGATAATTCAGTAGATTTTGTCATGTCTAGTAGCGTGTTTATGCACTTATCAGCAGCCGATGTCAAAACTATTATGTCGGAAATTTACCGAGTTATTAAGCCAGGAGGTATTTTTATATTTAATGATTCTTTTCATAACAAAAAATCTCCCACTCATGTCTTAGATAATCTGGTTAAAAGCCTTCCTTTGTTAAAAGAAAAAACTCGTAAAAGTAATCAGTATTCCTACCAAGAAATAGACAAATTAATCAAGAATTCTGAGTTGCCGAATAAGTGTGGAAGTTACACAATTGTTCCCAATCATTACGAAGCCGTACCAGGTAAACTACACAAATATATTCCTTTGGGCAAAAAAATTGACCATGCGTTAATTAAATCAGCTTCACCTCAATTGACGAAAGATGTATTGGCGGCTAGTTATACGGTTTACAGTGATAATTTTAAGTAGGATTTGGTAACTAATTTGCAGTAATTATTCACTCAAGCTTCATTTTAGGGTTGTCTTGAAAGTAAGTTGCGATCGCGCTAATTTCAATTGATTTTAGTTAGGAGTAAAAAAAAGGCGATCGCCAAATATTTTTTCTCTTCTTAAGCTATCAAATACTATCTTTTCCTGGTAAAAAATTAGCATCAAAAACTTGCATTAATGTGTAAGGAGATACTTCGGGAAATGTTTCTTTTGGTAGTTCAGTTTCCGCCGTAGCTTGAGCAATTGCATCAGCATAACATTGAGAAAATACTGTTTCCAAATAAGCCTTTAGTGAAGGAGAATCTTGCAAAGATTCGCGAATGCGTCGCCGATGTTCGACAATACTACCTTTCCAGCTACTACTTCTTAATTCTGGCTGATATTGCCACTTCAGGAAATGAGTTAAAACCACAATTAAGTTACTTTTTAAACTCCGGCGTTCTCTCTTTCCCATGTCTTCAATTTCATCGATTAAATTGTCCCAATCGATAGCTGAATAATCTTGATTGCGTAATTTTTCGAGAGTGGTTTCAATCCATTTTAGATAATCTATTTCGTAAAGTTGTCGTAGTTGAGTTTCTAGTTTTTTAGTCATCTTGGGACTTGTAATATTGCCAATTTAATTTATAATTTTAGCCAGCCAAATAGCTGTCCTAATGTTAACTGAAAGTTAGTAACAAAATCTGGAATAGGTAAATCGTCTGATTCAGCTTCAAAAATTTCCGGTTGGTTTCCGGGAGGGTATACTAAGAGCGATCGCGTTTCTGGATCGATCAGCCAACCTAAGTGACTACCGTGGCTCAAACAGTGTAAAATCTTCCCAGTAACTTTTGTTTGGCTTCGATCTGGAGATAAAATTTCAATAACCCAATCGGGTGCAAACTGAAAAACATTCGCTACATAGCCATTTTCGTCTTTAGGAATTCGATCCCATCTAAACACGCTAACATCGGGGACGATCGAATATCCAGCGAAAGTACAAGTTAATTCAGGAAAAGCTAAGGCAATTCTAGAATTTTCGGCTACCTTATTAATAGTAGTTACTAATTGACTTCGTAACATACTATGTTTTCCTTGCGGCATTGGTTTCTGGATAATTTTACCATTGATGTATTCGC from Oscillatoria salina IIICB1 includes:
- a CDS encoding class I SAM-dependent methyltransferase, with amino-acid sequence MNTLENFYLNDGIYFLEKQQDTAGKIGKEKWDEIASGWVKTGYGAQQPGGIWVEFPIGRHFDTILDIGCGYGRHAIYLAQTKEMTCNNYYGIDISENMLRRLLHCKEELNFFPDAKMNIICMPCRELPLADNSVDFVMSSSVFMHLSAADVKTIMSEIYRVIKPGGIFIFNDSFHNKKSPTHVLDNLVKSLPLLKEKTRKSNQYSYQEIDKLIKNSELPNKCGSYTIVPNHYEAVPGKLHKYIPLGKKIDHALIKSASPQLTKDVLAASYTVYSDNFK
- a CDS encoding DUF29 domain-containing protein; translated protein: MTKKLETQLRQLYEIDYLKWIETTLEKLRNQDYSAIDWDNLIDEIEDMGKRERRSLKSNLIVVLTHFLKWQYQPELRSSSWKGSIVEHRRRIRESLQDSPSLKAYLETVFSQCYADAIAQATAETELPKETFPEVSPYTLMQVFDANFLPGKDSI
- a CDS encoding Uma2 family endonuclease; protein product: MVTSPSKTLTLAEFLKLPETKPASEYINGKIIQKPMPQGKHSMLRSQLVTTINKVAENSRIALAFPELTCTFAGYSIVPDVSVFRWDRIPKDENGYVANVFQFAPDWVIEILSPDRSQTKVTGKILHCLSHGSHLGWLIDPETRSLLVYPPGNQPEIFEAESDDLPIPDFVTNFQLTLGQLFGWLKL